One part of the Arthrobacter sp. EM1 genome encodes these proteins:
- a CDS encoding ROK family transcriptional regulator produces MPPPTRSTRSRTKNPGSQSALRHLNQQRIIECLLAGPSTQAELARQTGLSTATVSNIVKIMQDAGLASTEPITSSGRRALNVRLNSNGAVAVGIDFGRRHLRVVLASLSYHVIAEESVLLPLGHHAEEGIKAAVGLLDRLLADSGVERSAVVGAGVGIPGPIDRRTGTVVQGAILPEWVGINILQRLEEALDLPVFVDNDANLGALSEVTWGPHTGINNLMFLKIGSGIGAGLILNGMPYYGNVGITGEIGHATIHEHGLVCRCGNRGCLETIASTTTMIELLGRGEDKPLTPEDIVRKALARDSATLRVVDDAGLAAGRALGNVANLINPEVIVVGGPLAELGELLLDPIRRGLVRHAVPVVGETTVLTMSSLGGRAEALGATALVFQHAGIRRN; encoded by the coding sequence ATGCCACCACCAACTCGCTCAACGAGGAGCCGAACCAAAAACCCGGGATCACAATCCGCGCTCCGGCATTTGAACCAGCAGCGGATCATTGAATGCCTGCTCGCCGGCCCCTCCACCCAGGCCGAACTCGCGCGGCAAACCGGCCTGTCGACGGCCACGGTTTCAAATATTGTCAAGATCATGCAGGACGCCGGACTGGCCTCCACCGAACCGATCACCAGCTCGGGCCGGCGGGCCCTGAACGTCCGGCTCAACAGCAACGGCGCCGTCGCCGTTGGCATCGACTTCGGCCGCCGGCACCTGCGGGTGGTCCTGGCGTCCCTGAGCTACCACGTCATCGCCGAGGAATCGGTACTGCTGCCCTTGGGGCACCACGCCGAGGAGGGCATCAAAGCCGCCGTCGGACTCCTGGATCGGCTCCTGGCGGACAGCGGCGTGGAACGCAGCGCGGTGGTTGGCGCCGGCGTCGGCATCCCCGGCCCCATTGACCGCCGGACGGGGACTGTGGTGCAGGGTGCGATCCTGCCCGAATGGGTGGGGATCAACATCCTGCAGCGCCTCGAGGAAGCCTTGGATCTCCCGGTTTTTGTGGACAACGACGCCAACCTGGGAGCCTTGTCGGAAGTCACCTGGGGTCCGCACACGGGCATCAACAACCTGATGTTCCTCAAGATCGGCTCCGGCATCGGCGCGGGGCTGATCCTGAACGGGATGCCCTACTACGGCAACGTGGGAATCACCGGTGAAATCGGCCATGCGACCATCCATGAGCACGGGCTGGTCTGCCGCTGCGGGAACCGCGGCTGCCTGGAAACCATCGCCTCCACCACCACCATGATCGAGCTCCTGGGCCGCGGCGAGGACAAGCCGTTAACCCCGGAGGACATTGTCCGCAAGGCCCTCGCCCGGGACTCCGCGACCCTGCGGGTGGTGGACGACGCCGGCCTCGCCGCCGGCCGCGCCCTGGGCAACGTGGCCAATCTGATCAATCCCGAAGTGATCGTGGTGGGAGGCCCGCTGGCGGAACTCGGGGAACTGCTGCTGGACCCGATCCGCCGGGGCCTGGTCCGGCACGCGGTACCCGTGGTCGGCGAGACAACTGTCCTGACAATGTCCTCCCTGGGTGGCCGCGCGGAAGCCCTCGGTGCCACCGCGCTGGTCTTCCAGCACGCCGGAATCCGGCGGAATTGA
- a CDS encoding nitrilase-related carbon-nitrogen hydrolase, whose amino-acid sequence MVLLALMQANAAVLDVEANCAAVDAAAGAAAAAGAGLLLTPELFPVGYAPLRLRAEFDPAALPAIRNALAGIARNHSIALVFSLPAVTAAGEWQITSTLVDENGEELLSYAKVHLFGPAENQAFVPARARPRVVDFRGLKISMVICYDVEFPEAVRAAAAAGAELLLVPTALAAGFESVPQLLVRARALENHVTVAYANHSGTEDGCDFLGGSVIAAPDGSLLASAGTAAQLLFAELPAPGRAGHSVDYLGDRRPQTYRSWGS is encoded by the coding sequence ATGGTGCTACTGGCCCTGATGCAGGCGAATGCTGCCGTGCTGGACGTAGAAGCGAATTGCGCTGCGGTGGATGCGGCTGCCGGCGCGGCTGCTGCGGCCGGCGCCGGGCTGCTGCTTACGCCCGAGCTTTTCCCGGTGGGGTATGCGCCCCTCCGGCTGCGGGCGGAGTTCGACCCTGCTGCGCTGCCGGCCATCCGGAACGCCCTCGCAGGGATCGCCCGCAACCACAGCATTGCGCTGGTTTTCAGTCTTCCCGCGGTCACGGCGGCAGGGGAATGGCAGATTACCTCCACCCTCGTCGATGAGAACGGCGAGGAGCTCCTGAGTTACGCCAAGGTGCACCTCTTCGGCCCGGCGGAGAACCAGGCATTTGTCCCGGCCCGGGCACGTCCCCGGGTGGTGGATTTCCGCGGCTTGAAGATCTCGATGGTGATTTGCTACGACGTTGAATTTCCGGAGGCCGTCCGCGCAGCCGCCGCCGCCGGCGCTGAACTGCTGCTGGTGCCGACGGCCCTCGCTGCCGGGTTCGAGTCGGTGCCGCAGCTGCTGGTCAGGGCGCGGGCACTGGAAAACCACGTGACGGTGGCCTACGCCAACCACTCCGGAACCGAGGACGGCTGCGACTTCCTGGGCGGCAGTGTTATTGCGGCACCGGATGGCTCGCTGCTGGCGTCGGCCGGAACCGCGGCCCAGTTGCTGTTCGCGGAACTGCCCGCGCCGGGCAGGGCCGGGCACAGCGTCGACTATCTCGGTGACCGCCGCCCGCAGACCTACCGCTCCTGGGGCAGCTGA
- a CDS encoding PucR family transcriptional regulator, translated as MATVAADGSERLGFVTLDRFLQQLPPELEVLYDGGNGSERLRWVEPSELADPTPYLLDGEFLLTAGLPFLGGGGQEDFADAYVQRLVAARVCALGFGLEPYFDTVPEAVVLACRRHNLTLVAVPKTVPFAAVGLEFSQLLESDNATTFRQLADTNRQLMRAVLSARPEHELLAALVQQVPVWAALVGSDGRLRARGSARAPGAGTTPAADMATLQPLLARLLAGSGPRVELDSFGTAGSELVFGYPLRSTRDANLGALVLGTGAPLTPAQNSVVSTAVGLLELLVRQRTSGSLAPSQLATALLLHPESLATAGTRQLNGLKDLLAQSISSTRSGQLRVVLGVRPAPAAPDGPAGRAGRAGDSPVRELLEWRRMFDTKLVEITDDGFAAITRLKVDDGVLAGVERLGWRLVVGSATELSGLSNAFRQASSLRGRVEATGTSVRVDEVTWSVEGLLGKEAGTLLATRLLAPVLALEPERRDNLIGILRAWLGANGSWDATAKSTGLHRNSVRRQIGILAELLDLDLNAAQARAELWFALQYVHDPAGMMAADSPDPGVT; from the coding sequence ATGGCAACCGTGGCTGCTGACGGCTCCGAGCGCTTGGGTTTTGTCACCCTGGACCGGTTCCTGCAGCAGCTGCCGCCGGAGCTGGAAGTCCTTTACGACGGCGGCAACGGCTCGGAACGGCTTCGCTGGGTGGAGCCGAGCGAGCTGGCGGACCCCACCCCGTATCTGCTCGATGGCGAGTTCCTGCTCACCGCCGGCCTTCCGTTCCTGGGCGGGGGCGGACAGGAGGATTTCGCGGACGCCTACGTGCAGCGGCTGGTTGCCGCCCGCGTCTGCGCGCTGGGCTTTGGCCTGGAACCCTATTTCGACACCGTCCCGGAAGCCGTTGTCCTGGCCTGCCGGCGGCACAACCTGACCCTTGTGGCCGTGCCGAAGACTGTTCCCTTCGCCGCGGTCGGACTGGAGTTCTCGCAGCTGCTGGAATCGGACAACGCCACCACGTTCCGGCAGCTCGCGGACACAAACAGGCAGCTGATGCGAGCGGTGCTTTCGGCGCGGCCGGAACATGAACTCCTGGCCGCGCTGGTGCAGCAGGTGCCCGTGTGGGCGGCGCTTGTGGGGTCCGACGGCCGGCTGCGCGCCCGCGGATCCGCCCGAGCGCCGGGAGCGGGCACCACACCGGCCGCGGACATGGCAACGCTGCAGCCGCTGCTGGCGCGGCTGCTGGCCGGCAGCGGCCCGCGGGTGGAGCTGGACTCATTCGGCACGGCCGGGTCTGAGCTGGTCTTCGGCTATCCCCTGCGCAGCACCCGGGACGCCAATCTGGGCGCGCTGGTGCTGGGCACCGGCGCACCGCTGACGCCGGCCCAGAACAGCGTCGTCTCCACCGCCGTCGGGCTCCTGGAACTGCTGGTACGACAGCGCACCAGCGGTTCGCTGGCCCCGAGCCAGCTCGCGACGGCGCTGCTGCTGCACCCGGAAAGCCTGGCGACGGCAGGCACCCGCCAGCTCAACGGGCTCAAGGACCTCCTGGCGCAGAGCATTTCCTCCACCCGGTCCGGCCAGCTGCGTGTGGTTCTTGGCGTCCGGCCTGCCCCCGCGGCCCCGGACGGCCCGGCCGGCAGGGCCGGTCGTGCCGGCGACAGTCCCGTCCGGGAGCTGCTGGAGTGGCGCAGGATGTTCGATACAAAGCTCGTGGAGATCACCGACGACGGTTTTGCCGCCATTACCAGGCTGAAGGTCGACGACGGCGTGCTGGCCGGTGTGGAGCGGCTCGGCTGGCGCCTTGTGGTCGGGAGCGCGACCGAACTGTCCGGACTGTCAAACGCTTTCCGTCAGGCCTCGTCCCTGCGCGGCCGCGTCGAGGCCACCGGAACCAGCGTCCGGGTCGATGAGGTGACGTGGTCGGTGGAAGGGCTGCTCGGCAAGGAGGCGGGGACCCTCCTGGCCACCCGGCTGCTGGCCCCCGTACTGGCGCTGGAACCGGAGCGCCGGGACAACCTGATTGGGATCCTCCGCGCGTGGCTTGGCGCGAACGGCAGCTGGGATGCCACCGCGAAGTCGACGGGCCTGCACCGCAACAGCGTCCGGCGGCAGATCGGCATCCTCGCCGAGCTCCTGGACCTCGACCTCAACGCCGCCCAAGCCCGGGCGGAGCTCTGGTTTGCCTTGCAGTACGTTCACGATCCCGCCGGCATGATGGCGGCTGACTCCCCCGATCCTGGCGTCACCTAG
- a CDS encoding amino acid permease, whose translation MTVPTLMGERPPATTGRPRLAAQLLRRKPIGQLVSEAETGHGGTRLVRSFGVLQLTMISVGATLGTGILVILGESVPLAGPAIWISFAIAGLAALLSAVSYAEMAGMVPAAGSSYSYTYATMGEGMAWICGWCLVLEYAVSVAAVAVGAGQYVNEALAVFGLALPDALSQPPGDGGVLNAPAILIVVLAMALLVRGAKESAGINTSIVLIKVGILVFFCAVAFTAFNGAHFEPLMPMGAAGVSAAASRVFFSYIGFDAASTAGEEARNPKRDLPRAILLSMLIVTTIYVLVAVAAIGARPWGWFDGTEAALVKILEETTGQPWVGLVFAVGAVLAIASIVLTVLYGQTRILLAMARDGMVPRIFGRVSPRTGTPVAGTLIVGVVVALTAGLVPLGALADATSIGTLFAFALVNVAVIYLRRSRPELKRSFRVPLFPLTPLLGAAMCGYLMLNLGAETWVVFGLWMLVGLAVYFGYSRRNSRVAALSSEEYRELSGAAPADTTSVPNR comes from the coding sequence ATGACTGTGCCAACCCTTATGGGAGAACGGCCGCCGGCCACAACAGGCCGGCCCCGGCTTGCGGCGCAGCTGCTCCGCCGCAAGCCGATCGGACAGCTCGTCAGCGAAGCGGAAACCGGCCACGGCGGCACGCGGCTGGTCCGCAGCTTCGGTGTGCTGCAACTGACGATGATCAGCGTTGGCGCCACCCTCGGAACCGGCATCCTGGTGATCCTGGGCGAATCCGTCCCGCTGGCCGGCCCGGCCATCTGGATCTCCTTCGCCATCGCCGGCCTCGCCGCGCTGCTCTCCGCCGTCTCCTATGCCGAGATGGCCGGGATGGTCCCCGCGGCGGGATCGAGCTATTCGTACACCTACGCGACCATGGGCGAAGGCATGGCCTGGATCTGTGGCTGGTGCCTGGTGCTCGAATACGCTGTTTCCGTGGCCGCCGTCGCAGTCGGTGCCGGCCAGTACGTCAACGAAGCCCTCGCCGTCTTTGGCCTGGCCCTGCCGGACGCTCTTTCGCAGCCTCCCGGCGACGGCGGAGTGCTGAACGCGCCGGCGATCCTGATCGTGGTCCTCGCCATGGCGCTGCTGGTCCGGGGCGCCAAGGAAAGCGCCGGGATCAACACGTCCATTGTCCTGATCAAGGTGGGCATCCTGGTCTTCTTCTGCGCCGTGGCCTTCACGGCATTCAACGGCGCACACTTCGAGCCGCTGATGCCGATGGGCGCTGCCGGCGTCTCGGCTGCAGCCTCCCGGGTCTTCTTCTCCTACATCGGCTTCGACGCGGCCTCCACGGCCGGCGAGGAAGCCCGCAATCCCAAACGCGATCTGCCCAGGGCCATCCTGCTCTCGATGCTGATTGTTACAACCATCTACGTGCTCGTCGCCGTCGCAGCGATCGGCGCACGTCCCTGGGGCTGGTTCGATGGCACCGAAGCCGCCCTCGTGAAAATCCTGGAGGAGACCACCGGCCAGCCCTGGGTTGGGCTGGTATTCGCCGTCGGGGCCGTGCTGGCCATCGCCAGCATCGTGCTGACGGTCCTCTACGGTCAGACCCGCATCCTGCTCGCGATGGCAAGGGACGGTATGGTCCCCAGGATCTTCGGCCGTGTCTCGCCCCGAACCGGCACCCCGGTCGCCGGGACCCTGATTGTCGGCGTCGTCGTCGCCCTCACGGCAGGCCTCGTCCCGCTCGGCGCCCTGGCGGACGCCACCAGCATCGGCACGCTTTTCGCTTTCGCCCTGGTCAACGTCGCCGTCATCTACCTGCGGCGCAGCCGGCCGGAACTCAAAAGGAGTTTCCGCGTTCCCCTGTTTCCGCTAACGCCCCTGCTGGGCGCCGCGATGTGCGGCTACCTGATGCTCAACCTTGGCGCCGAGACCTGGGTAGTCTTCGGGCTCTGGATGCTGGTGGGGCTCGCCGTCTACTTCGGCTACAGCCGCAGGAACTCCCGGGTGGCGGCACTCAGCTCCGAGGAATACCGTGAACTATCCGGCGCAGCCCCCGCCGACACCACTTCCGTCCCGAACCGATGA
- a CDS encoding NAD(P)/FAD-dependent oxidoreductase yields MTTATELPAPGTTTPDSGVQAPITMLNPDFPFSYDHYLAHPDGLGAIPEELYGTEVAVVGAGLSGLVAAYELMKLGLRPVIYEADRIGGRLRTATFPSAAGVVADLGGMRFPVSGKAFYHYVEMLGLETQEFPNPLAAVTSSTVIELAGQKYYASTPADLPPFFREVADAWKAAVNDGAKFSEMQDAIRARDTARIKELWNALLPLLDEQTFYGFIAGSESFKKAGFAHREAFGQVGFGTGGWDTDFPNSILEILRVVYTDADDAHRLIAGGAQRLPDALWEHTPSGMVHWPDGTSLASLHAGAPRGAVDRIARDGSSDFRIRERWGREAAYPAVISTCQSWLLSTRIHTEETLFPAELWTAIERSHYMQSSKTFVMVDRPFWKDIDPATGREVMSMTLTDRLNRATYLLDNGPDKPAVILLSYTWNDDALKWLALDADQRTELMLHSLAQIYPGVDIASHIVGQPITVSWEADPNFMGAFKANLPGHYRYQQRLFSHFKQDQLPEQQRGIFLAGDDVSFTAGWAEGAVTTGLNAAWGVVRHLGGSSAAGNPGPGDLLAELGPISLD; encoded by the coding sequence ATGACAACCGCCACAGAACTGCCCGCTCCTGGAACCACAACTCCGGACTCCGGAGTCCAGGCTCCCATCACCATGCTGAACCCTGACTTCCCGTTCAGCTACGACCATTACCTGGCCCATCCGGACGGACTGGGCGCCATCCCGGAAGAGCTGTACGGGACCGAAGTGGCAGTAGTGGGCGCCGGCCTTTCCGGGCTGGTGGCGGCCTACGAGCTGATGAAACTGGGCCTCCGGCCCGTCATCTACGAGGCGGACAGGATCGGCGGGCGGCTGCGGACGGCCACCTTCCCCTCGGCCGCCGGCGTCGTGGCCGATCTGGGCGGGATGCGCTTTCCCGTCTCGGGGAAGGCTTTCTACCACTATGTGGAGATGCTCGGGCTGGAAACCCAGGAGTTCCCGAATCCGCTGGCCGCTGTTACCTCCAGCACCGTCATTGAGCTGGCGGGCCAAAAGTACTACGCCAGCACGCCTGCGGACCTGCCGCCGTTCTTCCGCGAAGTCGCCGATGCCTGGAAAGCTGCCGTCAACGACGGCGCCAAGTTCAGCGAGATGCAGGACGCCATCCGCGCCCGGGACACCGCCCGGATCAAGGAACTGTGGAACGCGCTGCTGCCGCTGCTGGACGAACAGACCTTTTACGGATTCATCGCCGGCAGCGAATCGTTCAAGAAGGCCGGCTTCGCGCACCGCGAGGCCTTCGGCCAGGTGGGCTTCGGCACCGGCGGCTGGGACACGGACTTCCCCAACTCCATCCTGGAGATCCTGCGTGTGGTGTACACCGATGCCGACGACGCGCACCGGCTTATTGCCGGCGGAGCGCAACGGCTCCCGGACGCGCTCTGGGAGCATACGCCGTCGGGCATGGTGCACTGGCCCGACGGGACGTCACTGGCATCGCTGCACGCCGGCGCCCCCAGGGGCGCCGTGGACAGGATCGCCCGGGACGGCAGCAGTGATTTCCGGATCCGGGAACGGTGGGGCCGGGAGGCCGCCTATCCCGCTGTTATCAGCACGTGCCAGTCGTGGCTGCTGTCGACGCGGATCCACACCGAGGAAACCTTGTTCCCGGCAGAATTGTGGACTGCAATCGAGCGCTCGCACTACATGCAGTCGTCCAAGACCTTTGTGATGGTCGACAGGCCGTTCTGGAAGGACATTGATCCCGCCACCGGCCGCGAGGTGATGTCCATGACGCTGACGGACCGGCTGAACCGGGCCACCTACCTGCTGGACAACGGGCCGGACAAGCCTGCGGTGATCCTGCTCTCCTACACCTGGAATGACGACGCGCTCAAATGGCTGGCCCTGGACGCGGACCAGAGGACGGAACTGATGCTGCACTCGCTCGCGCAGATCTACCCGGGCGTGGACATTGCCAGCCACATCGTGGGCCAGCCCATCACAGTCTCCTGGGAAGCGGACCCCAACTTCATGGGGGCCTTCAAAGCCAACCTGCCGGGGCACTACCGCTACCAGCAGCGGCTGTTCAGCCACTTTAAGCAGGACCAGCTCCCGGAGCAGCAGCGGGGCATCTTCCTGGCTGGGGACGACGTGTCCTTTACTGCGGGCTGGGCCGAAGGCGCCGTTACCACCGGGCTGAACGCGGCCTGGGGAGTCGTCCGGCACCTCGGCGGGTCATCGGCCGCCGGCAACCCGGGTCCGGGCGATCTGCTGGCGGAATTGGGCCCGATCTCCCTGGACTGA
- a CDS encoding gamma carbonic anhydrase family protein: MAPIYAFAGDTPAVHNSVFIAPSASVIGKATLAENSSAFYGVSVRADTAAISVGAGSNLQDNVVLHADPGFPCTVGARVSVGHSAVVHGCTVEDDCLIGMSATILNGAVIGAGSLVAAGAVVLEGTIIPPRSLVAGVPAKVRRELSDEEFAGVQQNAAHYRELARAHLEMHG; the protein is encoded by the coding sequence ATGGCTCCCATTTACGCTTTCGCCGGGGACACCCCGGCTGTCCATAACTCCGTTTTCATCGCGCCGAGCGCCTCCGTGATCGGCAAAGCGACCCTCGCGGAAAACTCAAGCGCGTTTTATGGCGTATCCGTTCGGGCAGACACCGCCGCAATCAGCGTCGGCGCCGGCAGCAACCTGCAGGACAACGTGGTCCTGCACGCTGACCCGGGCTTCCCCTGCACCGTGGGCGCCCGGGTCAGCGTTGGGCACAGCGCCGTCGTCCATGGCTGCACGGTCGAGGACGACTGCCTGATCGGCATGAGCGCCACCATCCTCAACGGCGCCGTCATCGGGGCAGGGTCACTGGTCGCAGCCGGCGCTGTGGTGCTGGAAGGAACCATCATTCCGCCGCGTTCGCTGGTCGCCGGGGTGCCGGCAAAGGTCCGCCGCGAACTCAGCGACGAGGAGTTCGCCGGCGTCCAGCAGAACGCGGCACACTACCGGGAGCTGGCCCGGGCGCACCTCGAAATGCACGGCTAA